Proteins from a genomic interval of Marmoricola sp. OAE513:
- a CDS encoding Fur family transcriptional regulator, producing MTSPDFAALLRESSLRVTQPRVAVLDAVHEHPHASTETVIDAVRVGLPEVSHQAVYDSLAALTAAGLVRRIQPAGSVARYESRTGDNHHHLICRSCGAIADVDCATGHAPCLDASEDHGFVIDEAEVVYWGTCPSCTSTP from the coding sequence GTGACCTCCCCGGACTTCGCCGCCCTCCTGCGCGAGTCCTCCCTGCGCGTGACCCAGCCGCGGGTCGCCGTCCTGGACGCGGTCCACGAGCACCCGCACGCGAGCACCGAGACCGTGATCGACGCCGTCCGGGTCGGCCTCCCCGAGGTGTCGCACCAGGCCGTCTACGACTCCCTGGCCGCGCTCACCGCAGCCGGCCTCGTACGCCGCATCCAGCCGGCCGGATCGGTCGCCCGGTACGAGTCGCGCACCGGTGACAACCACCACCACCTGATCTGCCGCAGCTGCGGAGCGATCGCCGACGTGGACTGCGCCACCGGCCACGCGCCCTGCCTCGACGCTTCGGAGGACCACGGCTTCGTCATCGACGAGGCCGAGGTCGTCTACTGGGGCACCTGCCCCTCCTGCACGTCCACACCGTAG
- a CDS encoding type II toxin-antitoxin system VapC family toxin — MIVIDASVLVAGLLEGGARGEAAAEVLLAPGLVAPELIDIEAVHVARGLRRAGKISEAAATAFVDELGRFAVDRFPHRALLVRMWELRDNLTAYDAAYVALAEALEAPLATADAAFTQAPGIRCAIQLIS; from the coding sequence GTGATCGTCATCGACGCCTCGGTCCTGGTCGCGGGACTTCTCGAGGGCGGAGCGCGCGGTGAAGCGGCGGCTGAGGTGCTGCTCGCTCCCGGGCTCGTCGCTCCGGAGCTGATCGACATCGAGGCCGTCCACGTCGCCCGTGGTCTTCGCCGGGCAGGCAAGATCAGCGAGGCTGCGGCTACCGCGTTCGTCGACGAGCTGGGCAGGTTCGCGGTCGACAGGTTCCCTCATCGTGCGCTCCTCGTGAGGATGTGGGAGCTCCGCGACAACCTCACTGCCTACGACGCGGCGTACGTCGCGCTCGCGGAGGCCCTGGAGGCGCCCCTGGCGACCGCGGACGCCGCGTTCACGCAGGCCCCCGGGATCCGCTGCGCGATCCAGCTGATCAGCTGA
- a CDS encoding NADP-dependent isocitrate dehydrogenase: protein MSSIIYTHTDEAPLLATYSFLPIISAYASTAGVDVETRDISVAARILAQFGLADDALSELGALAKTPEANIIKLPNISASIPQLKAAISELQAQGFEIPDYPENPQSDEERETRAKYDKVKGSAVNPVLREGNSDRRAPASVKNYAKTHPHSMGAWTADSKTNVATMGANDFFSNEKSVVIGAADTLRIEHVDVDGTVTVLKDGLAVGEGEVVDATFMDVAALRTFLTAQVARAKADGVLFSAHLKATMMKVSDPIIFGHVVQSFFPEVFSEFGEVLASAGISANDGLNSLLEKIKGLPEQEAIEAAIAKAYADGPALAMVDSDKGITNLHVPSDVIIDASMPAMIRTSGHMWGPDGNEADTLAVIPDSSYAGVYQAVIDDCRANGAYDPSTMGSVPNVGLMAQAAEEYGSHDKTFEIPAAGTVRVVNSAGEALIEHTVDAGDIWRACQTKDAPIRDWVKLAVSRARATGSPAVFWLDENRAHDANLIAKVNEYLKDHDTDGLDISIKAPADACAFSIERIRKGEDTISVTGNVLRDYNTDLFPILELGTSAKMLSIVPLMNGGGLFETGAGGSAPKHVQQLVKENYLRWDSLGEFFALAASFEHLATSTGNARAQILADTLDRATGTFLNEDRSPGRKLGTIDNRGSHFYLGLYWAEELAAQTEDADLAAAFAALAGSLKADEQKIVDELLAVQGSPADIGGYYRPDDAKAETVMRPSATLNAALASL from the coding sequence ATGTCCAGCATCATCTACACCCACACCGACGAGGCGCCGCTGCTGGCGACGTACTCGTTCCTCCCGATCATCTCCGCCTACGCCAGCACGGCGGGTGTGGACGTCGAGACCCGGGACATCTCGGTGGCTGCCCGGATCCTGGCCCAGTTCGGTCTGGCCGACGACGCGCTCTCCGAGCTCGGCGCGCTCGCCAAGACCCCCGAGGCGAACATCATCAAGCTGCCCAACATCTCCGCCTCGATCCCGCAGCTCAAGGCCGCGATCTCCGAGCTGCAGGCGCAGGGCTTCGAGATCCCGGACTACCCGGAGAACCCGCAGTCCGACGAGGAGCGCGAGACGCGGGCCAAGTACGACAAGGTCAAGGGCAGCGCCGTGAACCCGGTCCTGCGGGAGGGCAACTCCGACCGCCGCGCGCCCGCCTCGGTGAAGAACTACGCCAAGACCCACCCGCACTCGATGGGCGCCTGGACGGCCGACTCGAAGACCAACGTCGCCACCATGGGTGCCAACGACTTCTTCTCCAACGAGAAGTCCGTCGTCATCGGAGCGGCGGACACCCTGCGCATCGAGCACGTCGACGTCGACGGCACCGTCACGGTGCTCAAGGACGGCCTCGCCGTCGGTGAGGGCGAGGTCGTCGACGCGACGTTCATGGACGTCGCCGCGCTGCGCACCTTCCTGACCGCGCAGGTCGCCCGCGCCAAGGCCGACGGCGTCCTGTTCTCGGCGCACCTCAAGGCGACGATGATGAAGGTCTCCGACCCGATCATCTTCGGCCACGTGGTGCAGTCGTTCTTCCCCGAGGTCTTCTCCGAGTTCGGCGAGGTCCTGGCGAGCGCCGGCATCTCCGCGAACGACGGACTCAATTCGCTGCTGGAGAAGATCAAGGGCCTGCCCGAGCAGGAAGCCATCGAGGCCGCGATCGCGAAGGCGTACGCCGACGGCCCGGCGCTGGCGATGGTCGACTCCGACAAGGGCATCACCAACCTGCACGTCCCCTCCGACGTCATCATCGACGCCTCGATGCCCGCCATGATCCGCACCTCGGGCCACATGTGGGGCCCCGACGGCAACGAGGCCGACACCCTCGCGGTGATCCCGGACTCGTCGTACGCCGGCGTGTACCAGGCCGTGATCGACGACTGCCGCGCGAACGGCGCCTACGACCCGTCCACGATGGGTTCGGTCCCGAACGTCGGCCTGATGGCCCAGGCGGCCGAGGAGTACGGCTCCCACGACAAGACGTTCGAGATCCCGGCGGCCGGCACGGTCCGGGTCGTCAACAGCGCCGGCGAGGCGCTCATCGAGCACACCGTCGACGCCGGCGACATCTGGCGCGCCTGCCAGACCAAGGACGCCCCGATCCGTGACTGGGTGAAGCTGGCCGTCTCCCGGGCCCGCGCCACCGGTTCGCCGGCGGTGTTCTGGCTCGACGAGAACCGGGCGCACGACGCCAACCTGATCGCCAAGGTGAACGAGTACCTGAAGGACCACGACACCGACGGTCTGGACATCTCGATCAAGGCGCCGGCCGACGCCTGCGCGTTCTCGATCGAGCGGATCCGCAAGGGCGAGGACACCATCTCGGTGACCGGCAACGTGCTGCGCGACTACAACACCGACCTCTTCCCGATCCTCGAGCTCGGCACCTCGGCGAAGATGCTGTCGATCGTCCCGCTGATGAACGGCGGCGGTCTGTTCGAGACGGGTGCCGGTGGTTCGGCGCCGAAGCACGTGCAGCAGCTGGTCAAGGAGAACTACCTGCGCTGGGACAGCCTCGGTGAGTTCTTCGCCCTGGCCGCGAGCTTCGAGCACCTGGCCACCAGCACGGGCAACGCGCGGGCGCAGATCCTCGCCGACACCCTCGACCGCGCGACCGGCACCTTCCTCAACGAGGACCGGTCCCCGGGGCGCAAGCTCGGCACCATCGACAACCGCGGAAGCCACTTCTACCTGGGCCTGTACTGGGCCGAGGAGCTCGCGGCGCAGACCGAGGACGCCGACCTGGCGGCCGCGTTCGCCGCCCTCGCCGGCTCGTTGAAGGCCGATGAGCAGAAGATCGTCGACGAGCTGCTCGCCGTGCAGGGCTCGCCGGCCGACATCGGCGGCTACTACCGCCCCGACGACGCCAAGGCCGAGACGGTCATGCGTCCGTCGGCGACGCTGAACGCGGCACTGGCCAGCCTCTGA
- the katG gene encoding catalase/peroxidase HPI gives MSESENPALDAPTPASDSPRTNKDWWPNALDLTVLHPHNPKGDPQPGFDYAAAFAGLDVEQLKADITEVLTTSQDWWPADFGHYGGLMIRLSWHAAGTYRVTDGRGGAGDGNQRFAPLNSWPDNGNLDKARRLLWPVKKKYGQALSWADLLVLAGNVALESMGFKTFGFGFGREDVWEPEEVDFGAEAEWLGDERYSGDRELKGSLGAVQMGLIYVNPEGPNGNPDPLKSARDIRETFGRMAMNDEETVALIAGGHTFGKAHGAGNPDLVGPEPEGAPIEEQGFGWKNAHGSGKGGDTITSGLEVTWTDKPTQWSNRFFEILFGYEWELSESPAGAKQWVAKDAEAIIPDAHGGPNKLPMMLTSDLALRFDPAYEKISRRFLENPDEFALAFAKAWYKLLHRDMGPVERFLGPWVAEPQLWQDPVPAATGTPIGDADVVTLKNAVLDSGLSVAELVATAWASASSFRNTDKRGGANGARLRLAPQKDWDVNAGTGEVLAKLEEIQGEFNAAGGATVSLADLIVLAGNAAIEKAAADAGVDLEVPFRAGRTDATQEQTDVESFSWLEPRADGFRNYLRAGEKGRPEQLLVERAYLLGLTAPEMTALVGGLRALGVSQGGHGVFTDRPGTLTTDFFTGLLDTVGGWKTSSTENVFEHEDGRTATAVDLIFGSNSVLRALAERYASDDGSGSFINDFVAAWVKVSEADRFDI, from the coding sequence ATGTCTGAAAGCGAGAACCCGGCGCTCGACGCCCCCACCCCGGCGTCCGACTCCCCCCGGACCAACAAGGACTGGTGGCCGAACGCTCTCGACCTGACCGTGCTGCACCCGCACAACCCCAAGGGCGACCCGCAGCCCGGTTTCGACTACGCCGCCGCGTTCGCCGGCCTCGACGTCGAGCAGCTGAAGGCTGACATCACCGAGGTGCTGACCACCTCCCAGGACTGGTGGCCGGCGGACTTCGGTCACTACGGCGGCCTGATGATCCGACTCTCCTGGCACGCGGCGGGAACCTACCGGGTGACCGACGGTCGCGGCGGCGCCGGCGACGGCAACCAGCGCTTCGCCCCGCTCAACAGCTGGCCCGACAACGGCAACCTGGACAAGGCCCGCCGCCTGCTGTGGCCGGTGAAGAAGAAGTACGGCCAAGCGCTGTCCTGGGCCGACCTGCTCGTGCTCGCCGGCAACGTCGCCCTGGAGTCGATGGGGTTCAAGACCTTCGGCTTCGGCTTCGGTCGTGAGGACGTCTGGGAGCCTGAGGAGGTCGACTTCGGTGCCGAGGCCGAGTGGCTCGGCGACGAGCGCTACTCCGGTGACCGCGAGCTCAAGGGCTCGCTGGGCGCGGTCCAGATGGGCCTGATCTACGTCAACCCCGAGGGACCCAACGGCAACCCCGACCCGCTGAAGTCCGCGCGCGACATCCGCGAGACCTTCGGACGGATGGCGATGAACGACGAGGAGACGGTCGCCCTGATCGCAGGCGGCCACACCTTCGGCAAGGCGCACGGCGCCGGCAACCCCGACCTGGTGGGACCGGAGCCCGAGGGCGCCCCGATCGAGGAGCAGGGCTTCGGCTGGAAGAACGCGCACGGTTCCGGCAAGGGCGGCGACACCATCACCTCCGGCCTGGAGGTCACCTGGACCGACAAGCCGACCCAGTGGAGCAACCGGTTCTTCGAGATCCTGTTCGGCTACGAGTGGGAGCTCTCCGAGAGCCCGGCCGGCGCCAAGCAGTGGGTCGCCAAGGACGCCGAGGCGATCATCCCGGACGCGCACGGTGGGCCGAACAAGCTGCCGATGATGCTGACCAGCGACCTCGCGCTGCGGTTCGACCCGGCGTACGAGAAGATCTCGCGGCGGTTCCTGGAGAACCCCGACGAGTTCGCGCTGGCCTTCGCCAAGGCCTGGTACAAGCTGCTGCACCGCGACATGGGTCCGGTCGAGCGCTTCCTCGGCCCCTGGGTCGCCGAGCCGCAGCTGTGGCAGGACCCGGTCCCGGCCGCGACGGGTACGCCGATCGGCGACGCCGACGTCGTCACCCTGAAGAACGCGGTCCTCGACTCGGGCCTGTCCGTGGCCGAGCTCGTCGCCACCGCCTGGGCCTCGGCCTCGAGCTTCCGCAACACCGACAAGCGCGGTGGCGCGAACGGTGCTCGCCTGCGGCTCGCGCCGCAGAAGGACTGGGACGTCAACGCCGGCACCGGTGAGGTGCTCGCCAAGCTCGAGGAGATCCAGGGCGAGTTCAACGCCGCCGGCGGTGCGACCGTCTCCCTGGCCGACCTGATCGTGCTCGCGGGCAACGCGGCGATCGAGAAGGCTGCGGCTGACGCCGGGGTCGACCTCGAGGTGCCGTTCCGGGCGGGCCGCACCGACGCCACCCAGGAGCAGACCGACGTGGAGTCGTTCTCCTGGCTGGAGCCGCGCGCCGACGGTTTCCGCAACTACCTGCGGGCCGGCGAGAAGGGGCGCCCCGAGCAGCTGCTGGTCGAGCGCGCCTACCTCCTCGGTCTCACCGCTCCGGAGATGACCGCGCTGGTCGGAGGGCTCCGCGCCCTCGGCGTGAGCCAGGGTGGCCACGGTGTCTTCACCGACCGTCCCGGGACGCTGACCACGGACTTCTTCACCGGGCTGCTGGACACGGTCGGTGGCTGGAAGACCTCGAGCACCGAGAACGTCTTCGAGCACGAGGACGGCCGCACCGCCACGGCGGTCGACCTGATCTTCGGCTCGAACTCGGTGCTCCGCGCGCTGGCTGAGCGGTACGCGAGCGACGACGGCTCCGGATCGTTCATCAACGACTTCGTCGCGGCCTGGGTCAAGGTGTCCGAGGCGGACCGCTTCGACATCTAG
- a CDS encoding 2'-5' RNA ligase family protein — MITIGVSIAVPDPEGSALQDFRVELGDPSARLIPTHITLVPPTEVAAESLPAIVEHLGRVAATSSAFGVRLHGTGTFRPTSPVVFVGVIAGIAECTALAAATRTGPLAVEVEFPYHPHVTVAHHLSDDLLDRAFTELAGYEAAFEVAEFWLYVHDEDHGWRPDQAFRLG, encoded by the coding sequence TTGATCACGATCGGCGTCTCCATCGCAGTCCCGGACCCGGAGGGTTCCGCGCTCCAGGACTTCCGGGTCGAGCTCGGGGACCCGTCAGCCCGGCTGATCCCGACGCACATCACGCTGGTGCCGCCGACCGAGGTCGCCGCGGAGTCCCTGCCGGCGATCGTCGAGCACCTCGGCCGGGTCGCCGCCACGAGCTCGGCGTTCGGGGTCCGGCTGCACGGCACCGGTACCTTCCGACCGACCTCGCCCGTCGTCTTCGTCGGGGTCATCGCCGGGATCGCCGAGTGCACTGCGCTGGCCGCGGCGACGCGGACCGGTCCGCTCGCGGTCGAGGTCGAGTTCCCGTACCACCCGCACGTGACGGTGGCGCACCACCTGTCCGACGACCTGCTCGACCGGGCGTTCACCGAGCTGGCCGGCTACGAGGCGGCCTTCGAGGTCGCCGAGTTCTGGCTCTACGTCCACGACGAGGACCACGGCTGGCGGCCCGACCAGGCCTTCCGGCTGGGCTGA
- the trpS gene encoding tryptophan--tRNA ligase — protein MPDQPRPRVLSGIQPTADSFHFGNYLGALRQWVDLQDEFEPFFFIADLHALTVEHDPKKLAERTRVAAAQLIAAGIDPERSAIFVQSHLPEHAELAWVLNSLTGFGEARRMTQFKDKSAKGGEGAASVALFSYPILQAADILLYRPQYVPVGEDQRQHLELTRDLAQRFNHRYKKTFRLPEPYILKETAKIVDLQDPTRKMSKSASSPAGIVDLLDDPKVTAKKIRSAVTDSDTVVAFDEEKKPGVSNLLTIYSTLTDRTVEDLVAAYDGKGYGDFKGDLADVVVEFVTPFRDRTHELLADGDELDAVLRRGAEKARAVASRTLADVYDRVGFLKA, from the coding sequence ATGCCCGATCAGCCCCGCCCCCGAGTCCTCTCCGGCATCCAGCCGACGGCCGACTCGTTCCACTTCGGCAACTACCTCGGGGCGCTGCGGCAGTGGGTGGACCTGCAGGACGAGTTCGAGCCCTTCTTCTTCATCGCCGACCTGCACGCGCTGACGGTCGAGCACGACCCGAAGAAGCTCGCCGAGCGCACCCGGGTCGCCGCCGCCCAGCTGATCGCGGCAGGGATCGACCCCGAGCGCTCCGCGATCTTCGTGCAGTCGCACCTGCCGGAGCACGCCGAGCTCGCCTGGGTGCTGAACTCGCTGACCGGTTTCGGCGAGGCGCGACGGATGACGCAGTTCAAGGACAAGTCCGCCAAGGGCGGCGAGGGCGCCGCGTCGGTGGCGCTGTTCTCCTACCCGATCCTGCAGGCCGCGGACATCCTGCTCTACCGGCCGCAGTACGTGCCGGTGGGGGAGGACCAGCGCCAGCACCTGGAGCTCACCCGCGACCTCGCGCAGCGGTTCAACCACCGCTACAAGAAGACGTTCCGGCTGCCCGAGCCGTACATCCTCAAGGAGACGGCGAAGATCGTCGACCTGCAGGACCCGACGCGGAAGATGTCGAAGTCGGCGTCCTCGCCGGCCGGCATCGTCGACCTGCTGGACGACCCCAAGGTCACGGCGAAGAAGATCCGCTCCGCCGTCACGGACTCCGACACGGTGGTCGCGTTCGACGAGGAGAAGAAGCCGGGGGTCTCCAACCTGCTCACGATCTACTCGACGCTGACCGATCGCACGGTCGAGGACCTGGTGGCGGCGTACGACGGCAAGGGGTACGGCGACTTCAAGGGCGACCTGGCCGATGTCGTCGTCGAGTTCGTGACGCCGTTCCGGGACCGCACCCACGAGCTGCTCGCCGACGGGGACGAGCTCGACGCCGTCCTGCGTCGCGGAGCCGAGAAGGCCCGGGCGGTGGCGTCCAGGACGCTGGCCGACGTCTACGACCGCGTCGGCTTCCTGAAGGCCTAG
- a CDS encoding CAP domain-containing protein produces the protein MRENTGRWSVKFTGATVIATLALGVVSTMSPAAAQTDDHHRITAGKHTTARWAKAIDTTDQGAVNAAYWAAYAPKLTLPISWLGGSILGCIPGLSSLSTNNATLSSLNFVRSLAGLAPVTFSAKMNAAAQRAALIMDANDSLSHNPSSGWKCWSAAGAKAAGKSNLAISFPSINAGQIIDLYMDDPGASNTAAGHRRWILNPFSTVMGTGSTRSANALTVIGPTSSSRPNPAWVGWPTAGYFPNAIEPNGRWSLSSGLKSISFKRAKVKVYQGSHRVPVKKYAVKSGYAQPTLVWQMPKKFNRSVPYRVVVTGIKKAGKKKLIRTEYTVRLFTPNQ, from the coding sequence ATGAGGGAGAACACAGGACGATGGAGCGTCAAGTTCACCGGCGCGACCGTGATTGCCACGCTGGCCCTGGGTGTCGTTTCGACGATGTCCCCGGCTGCAGCCCAGACCGACGACCACCACCGGATCACCGCAGGGAAGCACACGACTGCGCGGTGGGCGAAGGCCATTGACACCACCGACCAGGGCGCCGTCAACGCGGCGTACTGGGCGGCGTACGCCCCGAAGCTGACCCTGCCGATCTCCTGGCTCGGCGGCAGCATCCTCGGGTGCATCCCGGGACTCTCGTCCCTGAGCACGAACAACGCGACCCTGAGCTCGCTGAACTTCGTGCGCTCGCTGGCCGGTCTCGCACCGGTCACCTTCAGCGCGAAGATGAACGCCGCCGCCCAGCGCGCCGCGTTGATCATGGACGCCAACGACTCGCTGAGCCACAACCCCAGCAGCGGCTGGAAGTGCTGGTCGGCGGCGGGGGCCAAGGCGGCCGGCAAGTCCAACCTGGCGATCTCGTTCCCGTCGATCAACGCGGGTCAGATCATCGACCTGTACATGGACGACCCGGGCGCCTCGAACACCGCTGCCGGCCACCGGCGCTGGATCCTGAACCCGTTCTCGACGGTGATGGGCACCGGAAGCACTCGCAGCGCGAACGCGCTCACGGTGATCGGGCCGACCAGCTCCTCGCGGCCGAACCCTGCCTGGGTCGGCTGGCCGACCGCCGGGTACTTCCCGAACGCGATCGAGCCGAACGGCCGCTGGTCGCTGAGCTCGGGGCTGAAGAGCATCAGCTTCAAGCGGGCCAAGGTGAAGGTCTACCAGGGCAGCCACCGGGTCCCGGTGAAGAAGTACGCCGTGAAGTCCGGCTACGCGCAGCCCACGCTCGTCTGGCAGATGCCGAAGAAGTTCAACCGCTCGGTCCCCTACCGGGTCGTCGTCACCGGCATCAAGAAGGCCGGCAAGAAGAAGCTCATCCGCACGGAGTACACAGTCCGACTGTTCACTCCCAACCAGTAG
- a CDS encoding GNAT family N-acetyltransferase gives MRAPTLTDGVVTLRAHREEDLEDCLEQSTDPLSVRWTRVPVPYTRDDAKRFLRDAMPGGWATDQEWGFAVEAHDGGTPRYAGTVTLRNEGDRRAEIAYGAHPWARGTGTVERALRLLLDWGFAERDLATVLWTAEVGNWASRRTAWRLGFSCDGVLRDWMTQRGGLSDAWVGTLGRDDERAPRTPWLQAPVLRGERVVLRPASEADVPRMVEACRDETTSYWINAIPRPFAETDATAFLAERRESMIRGEVVHWTLADPETDALIGSSSVFSIGSSSGAEIGYWLHPDARGRGAMREAVALAVRHAFIDAEDGGLGLDKLRLVAAVDNTASRRVAEVNGFREVGTERAGTTCRDGKHDAVVYDLLASDLS, from the coding sequence GTGCGAGCCCCGACACTCACCGACGGCGTCGTCACCCTGCGCGCTCATCGCGAGGAGGACCTCGAGGACTGCCTCGAGCAGTCCACCGACCCGCTCAGCGTCCGGTGGACGCGCGTCCCGGTGCCCTACACCCGTGACGACGCGAAGCGGTTCCTGCGCGATGCGATGCCCGGCGGCTGGGCGACCGACCAGGAGTGGGGCTTCGCGGTCGAGGCGCACGACGGCGGCACCCCGCGGTACGCCGGCACCGTCACGCTGCGCAACGAGGGCGACCGTCGGGCCGAGATCGCGTACGGCGCGCACCCGTGGGCGCGCGGCACGGGCACCGTCGAGCGCGCCCTCCGCCTGCTGCTCGACTGGGGCTTCGCCGAGCGCGACCTGGCCACCGTTCTGTGGACGGCCGAGGTCGGCAACTGGGCGTCGCGGCGTACGGCGTGGCGGCTCGGGTTCTCCTGCGACGGAGTCCTGCGCGACTGGATGACGCAGCGCGGCGGCCTGTCCGACGCCTGGGTCGGAACGCTGGGACGCGACGACGAGCGCGCTCCGCGGACGCCGTGGTTGCAGGCTCCCGTCCTGCGCGGCGAGCGCGTCGTGCTCCGCCCGGCCTCGGAGGCCGACGTGCCCCGGATGGTCGAGGCGTGCCGGGACGAGACGACGTCGTACTGGATCAACGCGATCCCGCGGCCGTTCGCGGAGACCGACGCCACCGCCTTCCTCGCCGAGCGTCGCGAGTCGATGATCCGCGGCGAGGTCGTGCACTGGACGCTCGCCGACCCGGAGACCGACGCCCTGATCGGGTCCTCGTCGGTGTTCAGCATCGGCAGCTCGAGCGGTGCCGAGATCGGCTACTGGCTGCACCCGGACGCACGCGGTCGCGGTGCCATGCGCGAGGCCGTCGCGCTCGCGGTCCGGCACGCGTTCATCGACGCCGAGGACGGCGGCCTGGGTCTCGACAAGCTCCGGCTGGTCGCCGCGGTCGACAACACCGCCTCACGGCGGGTCGCCGAGGTCAACGGGTTCCGCGAGGTCGGGACCGAGCGCGCCGGGACGACCTGCCGGGACGGCAAGCACGACGCCGTGGTCTACGACCTGCTGGCGAGCGACCTCAGCTGA
- a CDS encoding succinate dehydrogenase/fumarate reductase iron-sulfur subunit: MKLTLKIWRQTDASDAGGMHTYQVDDVSPDMSFLEMLDVLNEQLNAAGEEPIAFDSDCREGICGMCGLMINGEAHGPVTTTTCQLHMRSFTDGETITIEPWRSEAFPVLKDLVVDRGSFDRIIQSGGFISVNTGSAPEAHSVPVPRDNAVRAFNVATCIGCGACVAACPNGSASLFMGAKITHLGELPQGQPERDSRVVGMVAQHDHEGFGGCTNIGECAAACPKEIPLDVISQLNKDLRTAIKHGH; the protein is encoded by the coding sequence ATGAAGCTGACACTCAAGATCTGGCGCCAGACCGACGCGAGCGACGCCGGCGGGATGCACACCTACCAGGTGGACGACGTCTCCCCCGACATGTCGTTCCTGGAGATGCTCGACGTCCTGAACGAGCAGCTCAACGCCGCGGGCGAGGAGCCGATCGCCTTCGACTCCGACTGCCGCGAGGGCATCTGCGGCATGTGCGGGCTGATGATCAACGGCGAGGCGCACGGCCCGGTCACCACGACCACCTGTCAGCTGCACATGCGCTCGTTCACCGACGGTGAGACCATCACCATCGAGCCGTGGCGCTCCGAGGCGTTCCCGGTGCTCAAGGACCTCGTCGTCGACCGCGGATCGTTCGACCGGATCATCCAGTCCGGCGGGTTCATCTCGGTCAACACCGGTTCCGCCCCCGAGGCGCACTCGGTGCCGGTCCCCCGCGACAACGCCGTCCGTGCCTTCAACGTCGCCACCTGCATCGGCTGCGGTGCGTGCGTCGCGGCCTGCCCGAACGGGTCCGCGTCGCTGTTCATGGGCGCGAAGATCACCCACCTCGGCGAGCTGCCGCAGGGCCAGCCCGAGCGCGACTCGCGCGTGGTCGGGATGGTCGCCCAGCACGACCACGAGGGCTTCGGCGGCTGCACCAACATCGGCGAGTGCGCGGCCGCGTGCCCCAAGGAGATCCCGCTCGACGTGATCAGCCAGCTCAACAAGGACCTGCGCACGGCGATCAAGCACGGCCACTGA
- the aqpZ gene encoding aquaporin Z: protein MEPTTSKKAAAEFLGTFVLVFGGCGTAVLAGEQVGFQGVALAFGLTVVAMAYAVGHVSGGHFNPAVTIGAAVAGRMSWKDTPVYFASQLVGGIVAGAVLLVIANGKDGFDAVKSGFAANGYDDHSPMGYSLLACLVAEVLLTAVFLWVILGVTDVRAPKGFAPLAIGLTLTLIHLISIPVTNTSVNPARSIGVGLFAGGDAIGQLWLFILAPVVGAIIAGATYKVLLDDPNVSGDLAEAAAG from the coding sequence ATGGAACCCACCACCTCGAAGAAGGCCGCTGCCGAGTTCCTCGGTACGTTCGTCCTCGTCTTCGGCGGATGCGGCACAGCCGTGCTCGCCGGCGAGCAGGTCGGCTTTCAGGGCGTCGCACTCGCGTTCGGTCTGACCGTCGTCGCGATGGCCTACGCGGTCGGGCACGTCTCCGGCGGGCACTTCAACCCCGCTGTCACCATCGGTGCCGCCGTCGCCGGGCGGATGTCCTGGAAGGACACCCCGGTCTACTTCGCCTCCCAGCTGGTCGGCGGCATCGTCGCCGGCGCGGTTCTGCTCGTGATCGCCAACGGCAAGGACGGCTTCGACGCGGTCAAGAGCGGCTTCGCGGCCAACGGGTACGACGACCACTCCCCGATGGGCTACTCGCTGCTCGCCTGCCTGGTGGCCGAGGTCCTGCTGACCGCCGTGTTCCTGTGGGTGATCCTCGGCGTGACCGACGTACGCGCCCCCAAGGGCTTCGCCCCCTTGGCCATCGGTCTCACGCTCACCCTGATCCACCTGATCTCGATCCCGGTCACGAACACCTCGGTCAACCCGGCTCGCTCCATCGGCGTCGGACTCTTCGCCGGAGGCGACGCGATCGGCCAGCTCTGGCTGTTCATCCTGGCCCCGGTCGTCGGCGCGATCATCGCCGGTGCGACCTACAAGGTGCTGCTCGACGACCCGAACGTCAGCGGTGACCTCGCGGAGGCTGCAGCCGGCTGA